One genomic window of Rissa tridactyla isolate bRisTri1 unplaced genomic scaffold, bRisTri1.patW.cur.20221130 scaffold_29, whole genome shotgun sequence includes the following:
- the LOC128903359 gene encoding olfactory receptor 14J1-like, whose product LHYGTLLGSRACVHMAAAAWGSGFLNALLHTANTFSLPLCQGNALDQFFCEIPQILKLSCSHSYLREVGLLVVSACLGFGCFVFIVLSYMQIFRAVLRIPSEQGRHKAFSTCLPHLAIVSLLVSTAMFAYLKPPSISSPVLDLVVAVLYSMVPP is encoded by the coding sequence ctgcactacgggaccctcctgggcagcagagcttgtgtccacatggcagcagctgcctggggcagtgggtttctcaatgctctcctgcacacggccaatacattttccctgcccctctgccagggcaatgccctggaccagttcttctgtgaaatcccccagatcctcaagctctcctgctcacactcctacctcagggaagttgggcttcttgtggtcagtgcctgtttaggctttggttgttttgtgttcatcgtgctgtcctacatgcagatcttcagggccgttctgaggatcccctctgagcagggacggcacaaagccttttccacgtgcctccctcacctggccatcgtctccctgcttgtcagcactgccatgtttgcctacctgaagcccccctccatctcctccccagttctcgacctggtggtggctgtgctgtactccatggtgcctcca